The following proteins are co-located in the Pyxicephalus adspersus chromosome Z, UCB_Pads_2.0, whole genome shotgun sequence genome:
- the LOC140343950 gene encoding olfactory receptor 6Q1-like, with amino-acid sequence MTVFFVFFFIYIFTVLENLAIILLVIQDSKLWKPMYIFVGNLSFLEIWYITVTMPNLLFNNVTGNQEISYNGCVTQLFFFTFLGATECYLLAIMAYDRYIAICNPLQYTVIMQDMYVWCLLISSWSFGLFTPVVPIYCLTQLNFCGPNKVDHYFCHVSPLLSLACGNIKTKELVDFIVSVFVLISSLSVIIISYICITWTILKMPSSHGRQKAFSTCTSHLAVVCVYYGSMGFTYMRVTPASSISLNKLVSVLYSVITPLLNPIIYTLRNHDVKLSLQKVFGKQNCLKQKLFH; translated from the coding sequence ATGACAgtcttttttgtattctttttcatttacattttcacagtCTTGGAAAACCTGGCCATTATTTTGCTTGTTATACAAGACAGCAAACTTTGGAAGCCGATGTATATATTTGTGGGGAATCTTTCGTTCCTGGAGATCTGGTATATCACTGTCACAATGCCCAATCTGTTGTTTAACAATGTCACAGGAAATCAAGAAATATCTTATAATGGATGTGTCACACAATTGTTCTTCTTTACATTTCTTGGTGCCACTGAGTGCTATCTCTTGGCTATCATGGCTTATGACCGCTACATAGCCATCTGCAATCCTCTACAGTACACAGTCATAATGCAGGATATGTACGTCTGGTGCCTCCTTATTTCTTCCTGGTCATTTGGACTTTTCACTCCAGTTGTTCCTATCTATTGTCTTACTCAGCTGAACTTTTGTGGACCCAATAAAGTTGACCATTACTTTTGTCATGTTTCTCCACTTTTGAGCTTGGCTTGTGGGAATATTAAGACTAAGGAACTTGTTGACTTCATTGTATCTGTATTTGTTCTTATTAGCTCGTTGTCCGTCATCATTATTTCTTACATCTGCATCACATGGACTATCCTGAAGATGCCATCTTCTCATGGACGACAGAAAGCATTCTCCACATGTACATCTCATCTGGCTGTAGTTTGCGTTTATTATGGAAGCATGGGGTTCACATATATGCGAGTCACACCAGCTTCTAGCATTTCATTAAACAAACTTGTGTCTGTTTTGTATTCTGTCATTACCCCCTTGTTGAACCCAATCATTTACACACTGAGAAATCATGATGTAAAACTCTCACTACAAAAAGTGTTTGGGAAACAAAATTGcttaaaacagaaattatttcaCTGA
- the LOC140343951 gene encoding olfactory receptor 6Q1-like, whose product MLFNIITGNQEISFNGCLAQLFLFVFLCAAECYVLATMAYDRYIAICKPLQYTVLMQERSICCLLICSWSAGLCTPVFPIYLLNKQNFCGSNKVDHYFCDSSPLMKLVCGNIKTEELANFLIAAFVLLSSLLVISVSYIYITWTILKISSSSGRQKAFSTCASHLTVVCVFYGSLCSTYMRVAPASNSALDRIVSVLYLVITPLFNPIIYTLRNQDVSHSLQNLLAKHSQNPLTRKHNQNNLTYR is encoded by the coding sequence ATGTTGTTTAACATCATTACAGGAAATCAGGAAATATCATTTAATGGATGTTTGGCTCAGTTGTTCCTCTTTGTATTTCTATGTGCCGCGGAGTGCTATGTTCTGGCTACCATGGCTTATGACCGCTACATTGCTATCTGTAAACCTCTACAATACACTGTATTAATGCAAGAAAGGTCTATTTGCTGCCTTCTTATATGTTCTTGGTCAGCTGGACTTTGCACACCAGTTTTTCCTATCTATTTacttaataaacagaatttttgtgGATCTAATAAAGTAGATCATTACTTTTGTGATTCTTCACCACTAATGAAGCTGGTTTGtggaaatattaaaacagaagaGCTTGCTAACTTTCTGATAGCAGCATTTGTTCTTCTTAGCTCATTGTTGGTTATTTCTGTATCTTATATCTACATCACATGGACTATCCTGAAGATATCTTCTTCTAGTGGACGTCAGAAAGCATTCTCCACGTGTGCATCCCATCTGACTGTAGTCTGTGTCTTTTATGGTAGTCTATGTTCTACATATATGCGTGTCGCTCCAGCTTCAAACAGTGCATTAGACAGGATTGTGTCAGTTTTATATCTGGTTATCACTCCTCTGTTTAATCCAATCATTTATACACTAAGAAATCAGGATGTAAGCCATTCATTGCAAAATTTGCTTGCAAAACACAGTCAAAACCCTCTCACTAGAAAGCACAACCAAAATAATTTGACATACCGTTAG